A genomic region of Raphanus sativus cultivar WK10039 chromosome 6, ASM80110v3, whole genome shotgun sequence contains the following coding sequences:
- the LOC108808218 gene encoding uncharacterized protein LOC108808218, translating into MVNFIPLNALRTKISFPAIRVKIISKWSAKIGGDHHSVMLLGDENGVTIQGSLNFSIYLRNEIELKDGDWVEILNFEVGLATDLYRLTKNKYRIKFTESTLFSKIEPLNDSNFLCCANFRAIKRGLYHPKYCVGDLIAHQQPDPANIYNTFFYSMEFSLISLGFTHIKCVAYGALAHNLNAFWRSTTEDVVVCVLRLWRIEWGTGGFKYVTNLQGGSEILFDTDIPDI; encoded by the exons ATGGTGAACTTCATTCCTTTGAATGCTTTGCGTACTAAGATCTCATTCCCTGCAATCCGTGTTAAGATAATCAGCAAATGGAGTGCAAAAATCGGAGGAGATCATCACTCGGTCATGCTCTTAGGGGATGAGAAT GGAGTAACAATACAAGGAAGCTTGAACTTTTCTATTTATCTACGTAACGAGATTGAGTTGAAAGATGGTGATTGGGTTGAGATACTCAATTTTGAAGTAGGACTTGCTACTGATTTGTACAGACTCACAAAGAACAAATACAGAATCAAGTTCACGGAATCAACTTTGTTTTCGAAGATAGAACCACTCAACGATTCTAACTTTCTGTGTTGTGCCAACTTTCGTGCTATAAAGCGGGGTCTTTATCATCCTAAGTACTGTGTTG GAGATCTTATTGCGCATCAGCAACCTGATCCTGCTAACATTTACAATACTTTCTTCTATTCGATGGAGTTCTCCTTGATAAGTCTCgg GTTCACTCATATAAAGTGTGTTGCTTACGGAGCTCTAGCCCATAATTTAAATGCGTTCTGGCGTTCGACTACTGAAGATGTTGTCGTGTGTGTTCTAAGGTTATGGCGAATTGAATGGGGAACAG GTGGCTTCAAATATGTTACAAACTTACAAGGTGGTTCTGAAATTCTATTTGATACTGATATTCCAGATATTTAG